The Trypanosoma brucei brucei TREU927 chromosome 9, whole genome shotgun sequence genome includes a window with the following:
- a CDS encoding iron/ascorbate oxidoreductase family protein, putative (hit to pfam:PF03171, 2-oxoglutarate (2OG) and Fe(II)-dependent oxygenase superfamily), which translates to MYSATPFMTPRASLPVIDVSPLFGGAEQEIMKVAKQLDHACRTSGFLYVVGHPIKQEQIDRVLQISKTFFSLPMEEKMKIDVKKGFLKYRGYVPFGAEEPEHAKTYSYEAFNMGYHLPLHHPEVMARAPLRGPNVHPTQVPEWVDIMETYFRDMWAFMLVLLRAMARGIGIREDFFDDKFSVPQCELTVKHYPEPKTHANGNTLRMEHSDYGIITILYQDSTGGLQVRNPDDKLVDVPPIEGSFVVNIGDMMEMWTNGRYRSTKHCVVSRGKERYSIPFFCNPNPNALVKCLDNCYSDTNPPKYPPVKASDWLLKRLADLYSYKSKM; encoded by the coding sequence ATGTATTCTGCTACGCCGTTCATGACACCGCGTGCTTCGTTGCCGGTAATCGATGTCTCGCCATTGTTTGGGGGCGCGGAGCAGGAGATCATGAAGGTTGCCAAGCAGTTGGATCACGCGTGCCGCACTTCAGGATTCCTCTATGTCGTTGGTCACCCTATTAAACAAGAGCAGATCGATAGGGTATTGCAAATTTCGaaaactttcttttcccttccaatGGAAGAGAAGATGAAAATTGATGTCAAGAAGGGTTTCCTAAAATACAGAGGATATGTCCCCTTCGGAGCTGAGGAACCAGAGCATGCCAAAACCTACTCATATGAGGCGTTCAACATGGGATATCACCTGCCCCTACACCATCCTGAAGTCATGGCACGGGCCCCCCTACGCGGACCAAATGTGCACCCCACACAAGTTCCGGAGTGGGTAGACATCATGGAAACCTATTTCCGCGATATGTGGGCATTCATGCTCGTTCTACTTCGTGCCATGGCGCGAGGTATTGGAATACGTGAAGATTTCTTCGACGACAAGTTCAGCGTACCACAATGTGAGCTAACTGTCAAGCATTATCCCGAACCAAAAACACACGCGAATGGTAACACTCTGCGGATGGAGCACTCTGATTACGGGATTATCACTATTCTCTACCAAGATTCCACGGGAGGATTGCAGGTCCGTAATCCTGACGACAAACTCGTTGATGTTCCACCCATTGAAGGAAGCTTTGTCGTCAACATTGGGGATATGATGGAGATGTGGACTAATGGGCGGTATCGTTCAACCAAGCACTGCGTTGTGTCCAGAGGAAAGGAACGGTACTCCATACCTTTCTTCTGTAACCCGAATCCGAACGCTTTGGTTAAATGTCTCGACAATTGCTACTCGGACACTAATCCACCGAAATACCCACCAGTCAAAGCTTCTGACTGGTTGCTGAAAAGATTGGCGGATCTCTATTCTTACAAATCGAAAATGTAA
- a CDS encoding SLACS retrotransposable element — protein sequence MSNNGYCNKEVAKKLGAVEPNIFSKNGNFEKINRGQIDMTTTKNCRYEDFRSAFERARPAQCMSNNGYCNKEVIRKIGAVGKEKCSKNKEKEQISQADKNDTHGFYADFRSAFTRNGRVELGNNNGYCHNEATRNIERGKKPKTSKIDEKRQISNIAAGRKSDHYEDPSSAFSRISIDHCNAQIKIGRKKMVRNLRSSESQKISRFPRHHGEGKKVSPPALNLQWPGQKQVASAVAPQIRKIATPKNNNTSIQRNCRKHLRKEGDWWIVEGGQSHKKAAHTPLKTKPVNKEGNRKKYGRPPREVEGKWLTSLIAATTEAVLRQLGKGKSPTAHTKSNQSRVPLQHSEKTAKGIKHATPQPKKKEHEQRKELPRRPPTKRSHGANKGQGAPVRAPTKTQGKGEEQPHTMRTWAQVAAPRKPKVTSKPPMAQKKAQGEKKGAAANPFHWELQVEQLLKDAEQIRESMYIRFLHVRQSWWSTCFKAHMEFHCPVCGFAHPEETITVTHCRQQHPQEGRLIPYTLTTTGNQVQFAGPSCSLSAVVAILSHMEEEKNFHPIIRRSYQSPSKETTQTLVQALGLELPTAPITAIEALAHHDQMIRQLLEAPATTARQCGHCGVSELMEGPSNPGENLGIISINPNTCESIELTNQILAKTYTTSWTDMEVVCTGERKNMAHRPTPTLITHSKTFGEMVVIDIGTWGNEAVGLKRILHEILLPHGNGTATYKLVGAVIAPTPFHVVAAIPQQTRKRRWDILDGMVRRTVSQSTVDPKTVVMCVYRREEEETYDVLDEEEQDDDLLGIPNPTPRRLMISQAGPQQNSWVDTRGRRAYGSQEEQDERTSTDQVSIFSHDETRELSSPLECPIVGCTASFVGPRRWEKAKSHIYGFHSLEEVREIPRGELICKGIVRCETCATLLPTSDRAKQAHADDCRPYLPRKENIRRKRAAEREATEASAQQGIALRLERQGPYITPRDIEEPTNTTTESWWREKVATKRYLHRKEWPQWLDICRTVLLGYSASSQGERHQRQVMLLDLVRNHLHTRTARREQQQQRGKDNQEEEDRQKEEEKSLAKRVETLCLLSATEGSPAPRSRKGSTGGVQPRNGSNNRGTVPAGGYP from the coding sequence atgagtaacaacggttactGCAACAAAGAGGTCGCCAAAAAATTAGGTGCAGTCGaacctaatattttttcaaaaaatggaaattttgaaaaaattaaccgtggtcaaatcgacatgacgaccacaaaaaattgtcgctacgaagacttccgtagcgcatttgaaagggctcgaccagcccaatgcatgagtaacaacggttactGCAACAAAGAGGTCATAAGAAAAATAGGGGCggttggaaaagaaaaatgctcaaaaaataaggaaaaagagcaaaTTTCGCAGGCCGACAAAAATGATACACATGGTTTCTACGCAGACTTCCGTAGCGCATTTACACGGAATGGACGAGTAGAATTAGGCAATAACAACGGTTATTGTCATAACGAAGCGACAAGAAATatagagagggggaaaaagccgaaaacatcaaaaatTGATGAAAAAAGGCAAATTTCCAACATTGCAGCTGGTCGAAAAAGTGATCACTACGAAGATCCGAGTAGTGCATTTTCACGAATTTCAATAGACCATTGCAATGCTCAAATAAAAATTGGTCGCAAAAAAATGGTTAGAAACTTGAGGTCATCTGAATCTCAAAAAATTTCAAGGTTCCCAAGGCACcatggggaaggaaaaaaggtgtCTCCTCCGGCTTTGAACCTGCAGTGGCCAGGACAGAAGCAGGTAGCGTCGGCAGTTGCGCCACAAATTAGAAAAATCGCGACAccgaaaaacaacaacacaagcaTCCAACGGAACTGTAGGAAACACCTTAGGAAAGAAGGTGATTGGTGGATAGTAGAGGGCGGGCAAAGCCACAAGAAAGCCGCCCATACCCCTCTCAAAACGAAACCGGTAAATAAGGAGGGGAACCGGAAGAAGTACGGCAGACCACCGCGTGAGGTAGAAGGGAAATGGCTTACCTCCCTCATTGCGGCAACGACTGAGGCCGTATTACGCCAActggggaaaggaaaatccCCAACAGCCCACACGAAGTCGAACCAGAGTAGAGTCCCGCTGCAGCACTCTGAGAAAACGGCTAAGGGCATCAAACACGCGACGCcccaaccaaaaaagaaagaacatgAGCAGCGGAAAGAGCTCCCCCGTCGGCCCCCAACCAAGAGGAGCCACGGCGCTAACAAAGGGCAGGGAGCACCAGTAAGAGCCCCTACGAAGACacaagggaagggggaagaacAACCCCACACAATGCGAACATGGGCACAGGTGGCAGCACCGAGGAAACCAAAGGTGACAAGTAAACCACCCATGGCTCAAAAAAAGGcacagggggaaaagaaaggggcaGCGGCCAACCCCTTCCACTGGGAGCTACAGGTGGAGCAGCTTCTCAAGGATGCGGAACAGATACGCGAAAGCATGTACATCCGCTTTCTCCACGTTCGGCAGAGTTGGTGGAGCACATGCTTCAAGGCCCACATGGAGTTCCACTGCCCAGTGTGTGGTTTCGCGCACCCGGAAGAAACCATAACAGTAACACACTGCAGGCAGCAACACCCCCAGGAGGGCCGCCTGATTCCCTACACCCTGACAACAACAGGGAATCAGGTGCAGTTCGCAGGTCCCTCCTGCTCACTTTCGGCGGTGGTGGCTATCCTCTCACAtatggaggaagagaaaaatttCCACCCTATTATCCGCCGAAGCTACCAGTCCCCGAGCAAGGAGACTACCCAAACGCTCGTTCAGGCATTGGGACTGGAGCTCCCCACAGCCCCCATCACTGCGATAGAAGCGCTGGCCCACCATGACCAGATGATCCGCCAGCTGTTGGAGGCACCCGCAACGACGGCACGACAATGCGGGCATTGTGGGGTAAGTGAGCTAATGGAAGGGCCTTCCAACCCCGGGGAAAATTTGGGGATAATCTCCATAAACCCCAACACATGCGAGTCGATCGAGCTGACGAATCAGATCCTCGCGAAGACATATACGACCTCCTGGACAGATATGGAGGTCGTATGCACGGGGGAACGGAAGAATATGGCCCACCGGCCTACCCCGACGTTGATCACCCACTCCAAGACGTTCGGGGAAATGGTGGTCATCGATATTGGAACGTGGGGGAACGAAGCGGTGGGTTTGAAACGCATCCTCCACGAGATCCTGTTACCCCACGGGAACGGCACGGCAACATACAAACTCGTGGGCGCCGTGATCGCACCAACACCGTTCCACGTGGTAGCGGCAATACCTCAACAGACCAGGAAACGTCGCTGGGATATCCTGGATGGTATGGTCCGCCGCACCGTGAGCCAGAGCACTGTCGACCCAAAAACTGTGGTCATGTGCGTGTACCgtcgtgaagaagaagaaacatacGACGTACTAGACGAGGAGGAGCAAGACGACGACCTCCTCGGTATCCCCAACCCCACGCCACGGCGATTGATGATATCACAAGCCGGTCCACAGCAAAACTCATGGGTGGACACACGGGGCAGGAGGGCATACGGCTCACAGGAGGAACAGGATGAGAGGACATCGACAGATCAGGTGAGTATTTTCTCCCACGACGAAACACGGGAGTTATCATCACCACTGGAGTGTCCTATCGTAGGATGCACCGCGAGTTTCGTGGGCCCACGCAGATGGGAGAAGGCCAAATCCCATATATACGGGTTCCACTCGCTGGAAGAGGTCCGCGAAATCCCGAGGGGGGAGCTTATATGTAAGGGGATAGTAAGATGCGAGACTTGTGCCACGCTCCTCCCTACGTCGGACAGAGCGAAACAGGCACACGCCGACGATTGCAGACCCTATCTCCCgcggaaagaaaacatcCGCCGAAAACGGGCCGCTGAAAGAGAAGCGACAGAGGCGAGCGCACAGCAAGGAATAGCGCTACGCCTCGAGCGGCAGGGCCCGTACATAACTCCCCGCGACATAGAGGAGCCCACCAACACGACGACGGAAAGTTGGTGGAGGGAGAAGGTAGCTACGAAACGCTACCTTCACAGAAAGGAGTGGCCGCAGTGGCTTGACATCTGCCGCACGGTCCTCCTCGGATACTCCGCGTCATCACAAGGCGAGCGGCACCAACGCCAAGTGATGCTCCTTGATCTGGTCCGGAATCATCTCCACACGCGCACAGCCAGGCGcgagcaacagcagcaacgtgGAAAGGATAaccaggaagaggaggaccgccagaaggaggaggagaaatcCCTGGCGAAACGCGTGGAAACCCTGTGCCTCCTCAGTGCGACGGAGGGCAGCCCAGCTCCTCGCAGCCGAAAAGGCTCAACCGGTGGAGTACAGCCCCGAAATGGCTCAAACAATCGGGGAACTGTACCCGCAGGAGGATATCCATGA
- a CDS encoding SLACS reverse transcriptase, putative gives MEIAAVVKDIINADVSMEVGRRLQATSLTVLRKPNGKYRPIGAESVWAKLASHIAISRVMKTAEKKFSGIQFGVGGHIEEAIAKIRKDFATKGSLAMLDGRNAYNAISRRAILEAVYGDSTWSPLWRLVSLLLGTTGEVGFYENGKLCHTWESTRGVRQGMVLGPLLFSIGTLATLRRLQQTFPEAQFTAYLDDVTVAAPPEELKNVCAATAEAMEALGIVNNADKTEVLELTGDTGFGTAVKACARVLGAYVAPDPMSEEIREGVKKKAMETDRLFKAIVELPLYDRTRWRILAMSAMPRITFLLRNHDMQHTHRVASWFDERTTQVMEHILGQPMTERARNIAALPVSMGGCGIRRMAQVAEYAHQCAGEKGLQQRKTEEADQRQQDDLYATLGGADRQVFTANTAAGAGRPLTDAQVRLDDATFGVYLRERLLVRVLPEGVKCLCGEDASNHHIHTCTKVHNKPRQMRHDIINSVFANGLRLCGFQCATEPRLNEVSKRRPDILIAGLDTYAVTDITVTYPGRVTVGNTAQGQRSVAAADPMKAALVRFQEKERKYSYWAIQNGLAFAPFVILTNGAIFGKSRDWLRRVLRGQDHRLTVTTAFDGITADVAAAVLRGNVHVYSAAHARGETLR, from the coding sequence ATGGAGATTGCAGCCGTTGTAAAGGACATCATAAACGCCGATGTCTCGATGGAGGTGGGACGCCGCCTCCAAGCAACGAGCCTAACGGTACTTCGGAAGCCGAATGGGAAGTACCGACCGATTGGAGCTGAGAGCGTGTGGGCGAAGCTCGCATCCCACATAGCGATCTCCCGGGTGATGAAGACAGCCGAAAAGAAATTCTCCGGGATCCAATTCGGAGTGGGAGGCCACATCGAGGAAGCCATTGCAAAGATTAGAAAAGACTTTGCAACTAAAGGCAGCCTTGCCATGCTGGATGGTCGGAACGCGTATAATGCCATCAGCAGGCGAGCCATCCTCGAGGCCGTGTACGGTGACAGCACGTGGTCCCCACTATGGCGCCTCGTCAGCCTCCTCCTTGGAACCACAGGGGAGGTAGGATTCTACGAGAATGGCAAATTATGCCATACGTGGGAATCGACGAGGGGTGTAAGACAGGGGATGGTACTTGGCCCCCTGCTATTCTCCATCGGCACCTTGGCGACACTTCGCCGACTGCAGCAGACCTTCCCGGAGGCTCAGTTTACCGCGTACCTGGACGACGTGACGGTAGCGGCACCCCCGGAAGAGCTGAAAAATGTCTGCGCAGCCACCGCTGAAGCAATGGAAGCACTCGGAATCGTCAACAATGCAGACAAAACCGAGGTCCTCGAACTGACTGGGGACACAGGCTTCGGGACAGCGGTGAAGGCGTGTGCGCGAGTTCTTGGAGCGTACGTGGCCCCGGATCCAATGAGCGAGGAGATTCGGGAGggggtgaagaagaaggcgATGGAAACAGACCGCCTCTTCAAGGCAATCGTGGAGCTACCCCTCTACGACAGGACACGATGGAGGATTCTGGCGATGTCGGCAATGCCAAGGATCACATTCCTGTTGCGGAACCACGATAtgcaacacacacaccggGTGGCTTCCTGGTTCGATGAGAGGACCACCCAGGTAATGGAGCATATTCTCGGGCAACCCATGACCGAAAGGGCCCGGAATATAGCGGCGCTGCCCGTGAGCATGGGCGGCTGTGGAATTAGGCGGATGGCCCAAGTGGCAGAGTACGCCCACCAGTGCGCCGGAGAGAAAGGTCTCCAGCAGAGGAAGACGGAGGAGGCTGACCAAAGACAGCAAGACGACCTCTACGCCACCCTTGGGGGTGCTGATCGTCAAGTCTTTACAGCCAATACCGCCGCCGGAGCTGGCAGGCCCCTCACGGATGCTCAGGTGAGGCTGGACGATGCCACTTTCGGAGTGTACCTGCGGGAACGTTTACTTGTGAGGGTACTACCGGAGGGGGTCAAATGCCTATGTGGTGAAGACGCGAGCAATCACCACATCCACACGTGCACCAAAGTGCACAATAAACCCAGGCAGATGCGACACGACATCATTAACAGCGTGTTCGCAAACGGCCTTCGCCTCTGTGGGTTCCAGTGCGCGACGGAACCACGCCTAAATGAGGTGAGCAAGAGGAGGCCGGACATCCTCATTGCGGGGTTGGATACGTACGCGGTGACGGACATCACGGTGACGTATCCAGGGCGCGTGACCGTCGGAAACACCGCCCAAGGTCAGCGCTCAGTAGCTGCGGCAGATCCAATGAAAGCCGCATTGGTGCGCTTCCAGGAAAAGGAGCGCAAGTACAGCTACTGGGCGATACAAAATGGACTGGCCTTCGCACCATTTGTTATCCTTACAAACGGTGCTATTTTCGGCAAAAGTCGTGACTGGCTTCGCCGCGTCCTCCGGGGCCAGGACCACCGACTTACGGTAACCACCGCATTCGACGGGATAACTGCGGATGTGGCGGCAGCCGTCCTCCGCGGGAATGTTCACGTTTACAGTGCGGCACATGCCCGGGGAGAGACACTTCGGTAG